TGAAGGTCCTATGCCGAAGAACGCGGCACAAATCAAACAATATCTTGACGCGGGAGCATTCACGTAAATAGCATAGATGTATGATGGAAACAGGGGAGAGCAATATATTTCGCGGTATCAATGTTCCCAGTAACGAGATCTTGAATAACTGCATTCATTGCGGATTGTGCCTTCCAACTTGTCCTACGTACGCACTCACCAACCTTGAACGATCATCACCACGAGGCCGCATTAGGCTCATTAAGTCTGTTGTAGAGGGGAAACTATCCATCTCCAAGGAATTTATTTATGAGATGGACTTCTGTCTGGATTGTCAAGCATGTGAGACAGCTTGTCCGGCAGGAATCAAATACGGATCACTGGTTGAAGCCGCTCGTGCGCAGATCTACCAAGGGCAATATGGAGGTAAAATCGAATGGCTCTTAAAAAAAATTATGTTGAGCTGGATATTTGCCCGACATGAAAGATTAAAATTCATAGCCCGCATTCTGCGATTGTACCAAAGGAGCGGGTTACAAACAATTATCGAAAATTATGGATTATTGAAAGCAATTTCAAAAAAACTATATGCCTTGCAATCACTTGCGCCAAAGATATCTAATACATTCTCATCAGAAGTCTTAGCAGAAATCATCTTACCTAAAACTAAGGTACAACATTCGGTTATTTTTCTTTCCGGATGTATCATGGATGTTGCGTATTCAGATATCAACGACGATACAATCCAGCTGCTTTTGCAGCATGGCTGTAAAGTAATAATCCCAAAAGGGCAGAGGTGCTGCGGTTCTCTGCAAGCCCATAATGGAGATATTGATGGAGCAAGAGAATCGGCCAGGTATAACATTGAACTATTCTCTCAGTTTGACTCAGACTACCTTGTGATGAACTCTGCAGGTTGCGGAGCCTTTATGAAGGAATATAGTGAACTATTCGCCGACGATTCTATCATGAAAGAAAAAGCGAAGTTTATCTCAAAACGCACACGCGACATAACAGAATTTCTTACATCGATTGGTTTTACACAGGCAGGAATAAAATTTTCAACGCGATATGCAGGTAAACGAATTACATATCACGATGCATGCCATCTTGTTCATTCACAAAAGATTAGCGAGCAGCCAAGAGAGCTTATTCGAAGTGTACCAGGAATAGAATTTGTTGAACTGCCTGAAGCGGCATGGTGTTGCGGCAGTGCCGGAATTTATAACATCATGCATTTTGATCCCTCAATGCAATTCTTAAAAAGAAAGATCGAGAACATCCGGAAAGTAGATCCTGATATCATCGTCATGGGAAATCCTGGATGCATGCTCCAACTGCAGTATGGTCTTCATAATGAAGGATTAGAAGTCGAATTATTACATACAGCTACATTTTTAAGGAGGGCTTGTGAAGCATAAGCGATTAAAAGTATATTTATCTGGGGGTATGGAATACGCAAAAAATGAAGGTGTGGATTGGCGATCTGATTTGGACGAATGGATAAAACAAAACCTCAAGCATTCCGTTTTTAATCCGAATGTTGAAAGTGATAAATACCTTCGCAAAATCATGTCAAACAATGAGTTCAGATGTTCCAAGGAAAGTGATATAAAGGCTTATACTAAAATTGTAAAACATTTTGTTGACCAGGATTCAAATGAAATTGCATTGCGCTCAGACTATGTGATCTGTTTGTGGGATGCAAGTGCACAACGAGGCGCCGGAACAAAAGGCGAACTAACGATTGCCCGATATTTTAAGAAACCGGTGTATATGGTTACTCGAATTCCCAAAACGAAGATACCGGGCTGGGTATTAGGCTGTGTAAATGAATTTTTCCCGTCATTTGACGAGTTAAAAGCGTATCTATACCAAAAATATGCATCTCAATGATCCTAGAATGGCACTATTTGGATTTTCCTTCGGCAATGCATATATTATATGTATCGTATAATCAACCTGTTGGGGGTGAAATGGCTTCGACGGGGACGAGGAAGCTTAAGACGGCGTGCCGTGGTCACCGTGTCCACGATAAAAAGCGGTAAACTATAAGTGCAAATTACGATTACGCACTGGCTGCCTAATATAATTAGGTGACCCGTTCACTCTGGTATTTCCCACGATGCTTGGGCTGAACGTCGACTAAAGTGGGATAGTTCTTTTTCGTACTCAAGGAGAGAGAGCGAATCCGTTGAAAAACGGATCACTTGAGCTGGTGCGAGGTAAATCCTGCCTGCTGGAGTTCCCTTGCACGAGATTCAAAAACAGGATACGCGCGTAGAAGTTTTAGGAGTCTTCTCTTCGGACCGGGGTTCGACTCCCCGCACCTCCACAATATTTACACCTAATATTAACGAACCCTCCATAATATATTTCCAATTCACTGATTAGAGTGATGTATGAATAAAACAATTGAATATAATGAAACCACAATGATAAACCGTTTTATAAACAGTTTGGATGAATGTAATGTCTGATCTGCCCAAATTAGGAATTGTTCTTAATCCGAAAGCCGGAAGAGGACGCGGCCTCAACATTGAAAAATCGTTAGTTGAATATTTACGCCGGCGAAATATTGTTTTTCAACTTGAAAAAACCAAGGGACCGATGCACGCTATTGATATTTCAAGGCAACTGAGCAAGGAGTTCGATGTTATTGTTGCTATGGGAGGCGATGGAACAGTGAATGAAACTGCAGCAGGAGTTTTAGGGAGCACAGCATCGCTTGCGATTTTTCCAATTGGCTCTGGTAATGACTTTAACAAACTCATTAGAATTCCAAATAAAGTAAATCTTGCAATTGATACAATAGTTTCAGGAACTAAAAAATTATTCGATCTTGGGAGAGTATCAATACGAAATTCTACGGGCATGTCTCAAATAAAAATTTTTGTGAATACTTTAGGAATTGGAATTGATGCTCAGATTGCGAAAGAGGCGAAACGAATTAATTATTTACGTGGATTGCCTTTATATGTCCTTGCAGCTATTAAAGCATTAAGCATTTATTCACCCAACGAATATACTATTTCTGATAATAGTACGACAAGAAAAGAAAAAGCTTATCTCTTGTGTATTGGAAATGGAATCTACGAGGGAGGTGGATTTAAGATGCTGCCAGAGGCTAATCCAAGTGATTCAAAATTGAATATATGTCTCATTCGAAAAATGTCAGTATGGAATGCGATTCCATTAGTGCCAAAGATCATTCATGGAACCCATGGAGAGCATAATATGGTGACTTTGTGGGACACAAAGATACTCAGAGTTTCGTCTGACCAGCCATTTATACTTCATGGAGATGGTGAAATATTTGAAGAGAATGCAATTGATGTAACAATAGATTTAATGCCAAAAGCGATTAGTATGATTATCCCCAAGAATTGAAGTATTGTGCTATAATGTATATTATGCAGAATAGCAAATTCCCTTCTCGATTTATTGATATCATTTATTATTTAATTCTGTTCGATCGGCATTCTTTTTTCAATGGATTTATTGTAGCAGTTAATCGCTTCCATTGCATTAAGATCAATGAAGGAATCTATCTTCAATCTTCCATCTCCTGTAACTTTGCCTATCTGAGTCGCATCTATTTTATTTTGACTAGAGATTGCTAAGACCTGTGGTAATTTGTTTTTATTGCACGATACTATTACCCTTGATTGTGATTCTCCAAAGTATATAAAATCTTTCCTGAATTGTTTTACTCCATTCTCAATCAATTCTATGTGGCAACCCAACTCGTTTTTATCATTTAGACATTCAACAAGTGTTACTGCTAAGCCACCATCTGAAATATCGTGCATTGAGTTAACAATATTTTTTGCTGCGAACTCTTGACAGACGTTGTGAAGTCGCGCTTCATAATCTAAATCAATGCTGGGAGCATCACCAAGAATATCATTCAGACTCATAGATTGATATTCCGATCCACCAATTTCTCCATAATTCACGCCTAACTCTACGATAATATCATCAACTTGAGTAAAATGTGACCCTACAATATGATCTACGTCGTTTAACAGACCTAGCATACCAATGACCGGAGTTGGAATGATTGCTCCACTCGGTCCTTCGTTATAAAAACTAACGTTTCCACCAGTAACTGGAGTTGCGAATGCGATGCATGCCTCTCTCATACCAGCAATCGCTTCTGTGAATTGCCAATAGATTTCAGGATCGTATGGATTTCCGAAATTTAAGCAATTAGTTATGGCAATTGGCTTTGCCCCTACACACGCGACGTTTCTTGCAGCTTCAGCTACAGCTATCTGTGTGCCTCTTCTTGGGTTCAAGTATACAAATTTAGCATTACAATCTGTTTTAAGAGCAAGTCCCTTACGTGATTCTTTTAAACGAATTACAGCCGCATCTCCATCTGCTAGTAGAACACTGTTTGTTCGCACCATAGAATCATACTGTTCATATACCCATCTTTTACTTGCTATCGATGGTCGTTCGAGTAAATTAAGTAAGCATTTGTTCATATCTTTCGGTGCTGGTAAAGATTGTGGCTCAAATTTTCTACATTGATCTACATATTTTGGTCTTTGTATTTCACGCTTGTAGACTGGTGCGCCACTTCCACCTAATACGAGAGGTTCTGCGGGAAGATTTGCTATGATCTCTTTATTCAAACGAATAATTATGTTCGGAGTATCTTCAACAACTCCAATAGTCTTTGCTTCTATATCCCACTTTTTAAAGAGATTAGCTACTTCCTCTTCGTGTCCTTTTTGTATGATGAACAACATTCTTTCTTGCGATTCAGATAATAGGATTTCATAAGGAGTCATCTCTTTTTCACGTAACGGAATTTCTTCAAGATCAATCATCATTCCTGAATTGCCTCTTGCACTCATCTCTGATGTTGAGCATGTGATTCCAGCCGCTCCCATATCTTGAACACCAATGACAAATCCGCTTGCAATAACTTCTAAGGTAGCTTCTAATAATATTTTGCCAGCAAATGGATCACCAACCTGAACAGAAGACTTCTTTGCTTCAGATTTTTCCGAAATTTCTTCTGAAGCGAATGTTGCACCATGAATTCCATCTCGGCCGGTCTTTGATCCGACTATCATTACAATATTTCCCTTACCTTTTGCAATTGCTTTCGCAATTTTGCCATGCTCCACAACTCCAACTGCCATGGCATTCAACAAAGGATTATCTTGATATGAATCGTCGAAATAGACTTCTCCTGCTACTGTTGGTACACCAAAACTGTTTCCATAATCCGCTATACCTTTTACGACTCTTCTGAACAGATGACTTATTTTTGGATCAGCTAAACGGCCAAACCTTAAAGAATTTAAAACAGCAATCGGCCGGGCACCCATTGAAAAAATATCTCGTAAAATACCGCCAACTCCTGTTGCTGCACCCTGATAAGGCTCTACAGCTGAAGGATGATTGTGGCTTTCAATTTTAAATGCTACTGCAAGCCCATCGCCGATATCCACAAGTCCCGCATTTTCTTCTCCGGCTTCTACCAATAAGTGCGGACCTTTACGCGGTAATGTTTTCAACTGTGCAATAGAATTCTTATAGCTGCAATGTTCACTCCACATAACACTAAAAATACCTAATTCTGTAAAAGTTGGTACCCGGCCTAATATTTTTAATATACGATCATATTCTTCTTTCGAAAGACCGTGATCTTTTACGAGCTCAATTGTTATTTCTGGATCGATTCCTTTAACAGGTAGATTTTTCAATTTCTTCATTTTAATACAAACCTTAAGTAATATTTATTAGTTCATCGATACAAAAGTAAAACATTTTACATCAGTATCTTATCAGTTGTTTCATGATAAATCAATTCAACTCAACGACTGTTACACCTGTACCACCCTCATTCCATTCACCCAAGCGAAAGGCTTTTACATGCGGGTACATTTTCACGAAATCACTAATCCTTTTTCGTAGTGCCCCTGTACCCTTTCCATGGATAATATCAACGCGATGTAATCCTGCAGCATAAGCATTATCTAGGAACGTCTGGACTTGTGCAATAGCTTCATCACCAAAAAGCCCTCTTAGATCGATTTCATTTGCTGCTTCGGGAGCAGGAGTGGTTGATGAAGAGCTAGAATATTGTTTCGGTTGCTTTTGTTCTTTGTGCAAATCGGTCAATGTAATTCGAAGCCTTGCATCACCGCAAAGGACGATGGCATGTTTTCCGTGAATTTCTATTACTTCTCCCTTTTCATGTCCATCACGAATTCGAACGATATCGCCTTTTTCAATTAATTCAGTGTTCGGAGGAGTTGTTTGTTCTTCAAGCGTGAATTTTTCTAGATCTTCGCCAAGTTTTTTGAGCACTTGGTGCGATGAGCGGACAATTTCTCGCTGAGCGCCGCTCTCGCGAATTTCCTTTACTGAACGCTCAACTTTTAACTGAGCTTGCTGAACAATTTCTTTTGCTTCCTCAATTGCTTTTTTCCTAATTGTTCCTAATTCACGTTTTAATTGCGTTGTCTTTTGTTCGTAAGATAAAATCATCGATTCTAAATGCTCTTTTTCTTTTGCTGTTTGACGCAATTGATGTTGATATTCTTGACCTTGACGTTCAAGTTCCAGAATAAGCGATTCAAGCTTCGTTTTTTCATCTCCCATTTGAGTGCGTGCCCGATTCAAGAGAGTATGCGATATTCCTAACCGTTCAGCAAGCTCGAATGCGTAACTGCTTCCTGGAATTCCGCTTCTGAAACGATAGGTTGGCGATAAGGACTCTTGGTCAAACTCCATAGAAGCGTTGTCCATGCCTAGCGTTTCATGAGCAAATACTTTCAATATACCGTGATGCGTTGTCGCTATAGTGATCGCTTGCCGGGCAGTAAGGTCTTGCAGCACCACAGCCGCCAAGGCACCTCCTTCAGATGGATCTGTTCCTGTGCCAATTTCATCAATCAATACCAACGATAATGCATCTGCTTCTTCAAGAATATTATGGAGTGAATGAAGATGTGAACTAAAAGAGCTCAGATCATTTTCAATAGACTGGTCGTCGCCTATATCGACAAATATTTTTTGAAATGGAAATAGTTCTGATTCAGAATCCGCGGGAATATGAATGCCTGCCTGTGCACATAATGCCAGGAGGCCGACTGTTTTCATCGTCACAGTTTTACCGCCGGCATTTGGACCGGTGATGATAAGCGTTTGAGTCTCCCCGCCAAGTTCTATCGAAAGCGGGACAGTTTTTTCTCTTTTAAGATGCTGAAGAAGAATTGGGTGCCGAGCATTGAATAATTTAATGCATGGGACAGCAGAAATCACAGGCGGATTTCCGCATAATTCAATCGAATACTTTCCACGTGCGAAGATAACGTCAAGTTCTGTAAGAGCAGAATAACTTACGGCGAGTGGTTCGCGTATTTCGCTGACCTGTTTTGTGAGATCGGCGAGAATACGATGAATTTCTCGCTGCTCACGGAGTTGAAGCTCTCGTAAGGCATTATTGAGCTCAAGTGATTCTGCCGGTTCAATAAACACAGTAGCACCGCTTGAAGAAGAAGAATGAATGAATCCTGGTACACTGTGCTTGTATTCTGATTTAATAGGAATCACAAATCGACCATCACGGGTCGTGATAATATCATCTTGGAGAAATTCCTGCTGAGCGACGTTCCGGAGTATAGATTCAAGCCGCTTCCGCAATGCATCACTCGCCCCTATCATCGAGCGCCGAATATCACGCAATTCTCGGCTCGCTGAATCTTTGACAAATCCCCGCTCATCCAGCGCTTCATCAATGTGATGTTCAATTATTTTATCAGCAAACAATTGCTGGTGATAGATGCCTATCGCTGGATATTGTGAAGCACGTTTTACCAGAAATACTTTAAGTGAACGAGAAACGCGAATGGTCGCTGCAATTTCTAATAATTCAACAAGAGAAAGAACCTGGTTTTCGACCGTTGTCTTCTTCAATGCAGCGACGATATTTTTAAATCCATCTAATGGAATTGCTGTTTCGGCAATAAGAAGCTCTTTGGCTTCTGAAACTTTACGAAGTTCTTGCTCAATGATAGTGCGGTCGATTTGTGGTGTAAGGCGGAGAGTTTGCTGTCTTCCAGATTCTGAAAATGCAAGTTTGCTAATCCGTTCAACTACTTTATCATATTCCAGCTTGCGCTGTGCATCAACGAAATAAGGTGGAAGATGTATGGACGGCTGAGTCACTATGGATTTTGCTTCCGAGCTGTTTCACGAGCCTCGTTTATTTTTTCCAACTGTTTTCTTTTGTCCAATACGGCAGAGCTATCGACGGATCCGTGAATGCCTTTTACTTTTGTTTTTCCATCAATTGCACCAGGATTACTCATTTCTTTAAGCTTTTCAAAAGAATCAGTGCCAAGCGATGATGTTAAATCCAATATTTGAGGTGCGATATTTACTATGGGTTTATAGAACCGTGCATCACGTTTTGTTTCATGAGAAGGAAATCCCGTGAGTGCAAAAATAAAGAGCAGAGAACTAATAAACAAAGCACCTTCAATGCAACCAAGAGCCATTCCGCCAATTCGGTCTGCCAAACCTCCAATTTTATAACCGCCAGTAAGAATTTTGTACAGCAGCCCTTGTAGTATCGCCATTCCTAAGAAAATAAATAAGAATCCGTACATCGAAGCATCGGTGGACTGAATCCATCCGTTTTCTGATAAAAATTGACCGAGATCATGCATATAAATCTGCCCAAGAAAGAGGCCGGCAATGAGAGCGACAATTGCAACGAGTTTGCGGACAGCACCATCGCGCAATCCGAGCAGAATAAAAACGAGCATTGGTATGCCGATAAGAATGTCGAGCATCATGGCATTATTCTCCTAATTGCTGTTTCACTACTTCTTGTACAACTTTTCCGTCAATCTTGCCTTTTAATTCTTTCATTGCAGCAGGCATGACCTTTCCGAAATCTTTTGCAGAGACTGCCCCAACTTCCTGGATTATTTTTTTTACAATATCCACGGCTTCTTCCCTGCTCATTTGCTTTGGCAAATATTCATGAATGATTTCGAGCTCACGTTGTTCTTGATCTGCAAGGTCTGTCCTCCCTGCTTTCTGGTACATCTCTAGTGCTTCCTTCCGCTTCTTCGTCTCAGACAAGAGAATTGTCAATTCATCCTCGGTTGTAATGCCTGAACCAGCACCACGTTTAGAAAGTTCTATAATTCGTGACCGAATAGATCGAATCGTGTTCAACTTAATGCTGTCGCCGGATTTCATTGCGGCTTTAAGATCATCGTTAATCTTTTCGGAGAGTGCCATTATTCTTGCCCTTCATTGAGTTAGCACATGAAGAATGATCGGTCATTCTTGCTGCATAGTACGTGTCATTCACTTATCATGCCATTTTTACTTACATAAATAAAAATACAAAATAAATGCTTTACCTGCCAATGACGTATGTCTCAATTTAATATTAAAGGGTAGGCGAGGATTACTTGCGCATTGTCTTTTTGGCAAGGGGCAGGAACGTCAATCTATCTTTCCTTCCACAAACGCACTATGCGAATACACAATCGTTTCATCCTGAATGGATGAGTCTTATTTGATAACCCGCTCAGCTTTTTTCACAGCTTTTTCGACCGGCTCGATAGTCGAAGTGACTGACTTACCTGTATAATAAATATATGCAAGAAATGCGATCAGTATGATAACGGCATATATGAATAATTTTATCGTCTTTTTTATGACAAAAAACACTATGACACTTACTAGACATAGCGCGAGAATCATGTAAAACTTATTTGATAAAATAATATCGACAAAATCACTCATTTCTCTAGTCCGTTACAAAAAAAACCTCTAACCGAGGTTGCTGACATTGTCTAGATATAATTTCTTATACTTTCAAGATACATCTTTTCCACTTTTATTCGTGCCCAAGGAGTTTTACGCAGGAATTTTAAACTCGATTGAATACTTGGATTGTCATTGAAGCATTTGATCTTAATCCGTGCTCCCATCTGTTCCCACCCATAGTGAGCTACCAAATGCTGCAAGATAGTTTCCAAAGTCTTTCCGTGCAATGGATTATTCGGCTGTTCCGATTTCATACAAATCCGGCAATCTCCATTCTTCATTGGCTAAGATCGTTGTAGCTGATTTGTTGTAGTGTTCAGCCCATATTTTTTGACCACCCCTAAAAAATCTTTATCTTTTTATTTTCATTTGTCATTCCACCGTATTTCTGTAGAATCCGGTCACTGACCGGATCACTCATCCACAATTGTCCGATGTGATCATCGCCTGCCTGCCGCAGGCAGGGACTCTACTACTGACCTCGGCTGATTTCAAAACCGCGAACATCCGCCAAACACCGCTTAGGGTAAACCGGTCGCATCTCTTCCTACCGCATCTCCCTCGGATGTTCAGAAAAAACGAGATAAAAAAAATGGCTAGTACCTAGAACGGTTTCCACCGCCGCCAGAACTGCCGCGTCCACGGCCGCCAGGCTTTCGGTCGGTCATCGGGCGAGCTTCGTTTACCACAATTTTACGTCCTTTGAGCTCTTTATCATTCAATCCGGCAATAGCTGCCTCTGCTTCCGCTTGTACCGGCATCTCCACAAATCCGAATCCCTTCGCTGTTCCAGTAAATTTGTCTTTTATGAGAGCAACAGAATCGACAGCCCCAAATGCTGCAAATTCCTTTTTTAATTCGTCTTCCGAAATATCGCGTGACAGATTACCGACATACATTTTCATGATGTTTCTCCTTTGAGCAATTTGTTATTATGCACTGTTGTTTATTTCGCGACGTATACAAGTGATTTTCTCTAGGGTGTTATTTTGAGTTTTTATCTGGCAGGGTCCATTGAATATTTTTATAGCCTTTGGAGTATCTCTCTACACACAGGGTACGACAAATTTTCATCACTTCCAACACCACAATAGTGTCTTAGAAGAATAAACGCGCTATTACTGCACCCACAACTCATCCGGAAAATCAAAGGAAGAAGAAGCGCCGTTACGTGTAACTTTGACTTCCACCTTCATAATTTTTACCGGATCATAAAATAGTTCGTAGATATTTTGATTCTCTATGATCCTGACCTTATCATTATTTATTTCCACTTTCGTATCAGGGGAGGCTTCAAGTATTAAATTGCCGACTTTGCCTTCCAAAAAAGATTTTGAATTTACAGCAACTGCAAACGGTTCGTCATTCTTCAATGCTATGCTGTACGCAACCATTGCATCAACATCGATACTATCAGGATTTAAGTCGGCTTTATGGTACATCATTCCTTCGATCTCATGTCTAAGTGCTTCGTCTTCCATGTTTTTAAGTCGTACACCATAGATTTCCCTCGCATACCCATGACATTTAGCACAACTACTCTTAAAAGTCCAAACGGGAGGAAACGAAATATCTGAAATTACCTTCACTCGTGATTTTTTATAAAAACAAGAATTAACCGACATGACCAATATCAAAGAGGCAAGAAATAAAATCTTTTTCATTAATTATTCTTATTTATCTTTTTATTTGTAGAATCCGGTCAATGACCGGATCATTCACTTCTTTCCGTCCGATGTGATCATCGGACTCTACGCTCTCCTCTACACAATCTTTCTCTCTTCCTTTTATCTGTTATTCCAGAATATTTCTGTAACCGACGTCGATCAGCGATCGCGGCTACAATGCTTATTTTATTTGTAGAATCCGATCACAGGTCGGATCGTTCTCCCTTTAACGCCCGGTGTGATTATCGCCCGCCCGCTATGTGCATTAATTTAGTGGAAATACTTTTAAGAATGTAGCCAAACCTCGCTTTGTTTGCAACGGCTTTTACAGCCCCACAACAAAACAGGCGATGTGTTGCCACACCACTCGTGCAATTAAAGTACGAAACCGACAATCTCTCAAACCTCTCCGATCGCTTTAAGCGGTCGGAGAGGTAAAACATCATTGGTCGGAGACAGTCACAGTCATTTAACTCAAACCTCGTTATATTTTTTCGCTGATCCTTTTGATTTCTTGATTGGATAACGTTTTTTGTTTTTCTCGATTTTGGAATTGATTATCTTCGCCACATCCAGATTTGCCTCATGTGCCAAAAGAAGCGAATAGGTAAGCACATCTGCCAATTCTTCGGCGAGTCGCTTTTTATCATATTCATCGTGGTGTTTCCAAAGAAAAAGCTCATTCAGTTCTGAGGCTTCTATTGATATTGCAAGCGCAAGATCTTTGGGATTGTGAAACTGTTTCCAGTTCCTTTGATCGCGGAACTTGATAATAGTCTTTGTCAATTTTGATATAATATCATTTTTAGATTTCATGAATGGCTTCCTTTTGTTTGAATACCAATATTAGTAACTACGTAACGATTTAAGGTGAGAACATAAATACTTCTTCTCCTATCAACAATGTAGCCATACCTCTTCTTGTTTACAATGGAGTTAAAATCCTCGTTAGTATGTGACCGTCACCCGACCGATCTTTTATGATAGGTCACGGTCACATCTATCCAAATAAAAAAGGGCGCATAGCGATGCACCCCTATGATATTACTTGGCGTAATTATACGGTACTACCGGCAATGTTTGAATTTCCTATGAGTCTGCCAACGTTGGATATAATTGATCAGATT
The genomic region above belongs to Ignavibacteriales bacterium and contains:
- a CDS encoding nucleotide pyrophosphohydrolase, which translates into the protein MKSKNDIISKLTKTIIKFRDQRNWKQFHNPKDLALAISIEASELNELFLWKHHDEYDKKRLAEELADVLTYSLLLAHEANLDVAKIINSKIEKNKKRYPIKKSKGSAKKYNEV
- a CDS encoding CvpA family protein: MMLDILIGIPMLVFILLGLRDGAVRKLVAIVALIAGLFLGQIYMHDLGQFLSENGWIQSTDASMYGFLFIFLGMAILQGLLYKILTGGYKIGGLADRIGGMALGCIEGALFISSLLFIFALTGFPSHETKRDARFYKPIVNIAPQILDLTSSLGTDSFEKLKEMSNPGAIDGKTKVKGIHGSVDSSAVLDKRKQLEKINEARETARKQNP
- a CDS encoding diacylglycerol kinase family lipid kinase, which encodes MSDLPKLGIVLNPKAGRGRGLNIEKSLVEYLRRRNIVFQLEKTKGPMHAIDISRQLSKEFDVIVAMGGDGTVNETAAGVLGSTASLAIFPIGSGNDFNKLIRIPNKVNLAIDTIVSGTKKLFDLGRVSIRNSTGMSQIKIFVNTLGIGIDAQIAKEAKRINYLRGLPLYVLAAIKALSIYSPNEYTISDNSTTRKEKAYLLCIGNGIYEGGGFKMLPEANPSDSKLNICLIRKMSVWNAIPLVPKIIHGTHGEHNMVTLWDTKILRVSSDQPFILHGDGEIFEENAIDVTIDLMPKAISMIIPKN
- the purL gene encoding phosphoribosylformylglycinamidine synthase subunit PurL, coding for MKKLKNLPVKGIDPEITIELVKDHGLSKEEYDRILKILGRVPTFTELGIFSVMWSEHCSYKNSIAQLKTLPRKGPHLLVEAGEENAGLVDIGDGLAVAFKIESHNHPSAVEPYQGAATGVGGILRDIFSMGARPIAVLNSLRFGRLADPKISHLFRRVVKGIADYGNSFGVPTVAGEVYFDDSYQDNPLLNAMAVGVVEHGKIAKAIAKGKGNIVMIVGSKTGRDGIHGATFASEEISEKSEAKKSSVQVGDPFAGKILLEATLEVIASGFVIGVQDMGAAGITCSTSEMSARGNSGMMIDLEEIPLREKEMTPYEILLSESQERMLFIIQKGHEEEVANLFKKWDIEAKTIGVVEDTPNIIIRLNKEIIANLPAEPLVLGGSGAPVYKREIQRPKYVDQCRKFEPQSLPAPKDMNKCLLNLLERPSIASKRWVYEQYDSMVRTNSVLLADGDAAVIRLKESRKGLALKTDCNAKFVYLNPRRGTQIAVAEAARNVACVGAKPIAITNCLNFGNPYDPEIYWQFTEAIAGMREACIAFATPVTGGNVSFYNEGPSGAIIPTPVIGMLGLLNDVDHIVGSHFTQVDDIIVELGVNYGEIGGSEYQSMSLNDILGDAPSIDLDYEARLHNVCQEFAAKNIVNSMHDISDGGLAVTLVECLNDKNELGCHIELIENGVKQFRKDFIYFGESQSRVIVSCNKNKLPQVLAISSQNKIDATQIGKVTGDGRLKIDSFIDLNAMEAINCYNKSIEKRMPIEQN
- a CDS encoding (Fe-S)-binding protein, with the protein product MMETGESNIFRGINVPSNEILNNCIHCGLCLPTCPTYALTNLERSSPRGRIRLIKSVVEGKLSISKEFIYEMDFCLDCQACETACPAGIKYGSLVEAARAQIYQGQYGGKIEWLLKKIMLSWIFARHERLKFIARILRLYQRSGLQTIIENYGLLKAISKKLYALQSLAPKISNTFSSEVLAEIILPKTKVQHSVIFLSGCIMDVAYSDINDDTIQLLLQHGCKVIIPKGQRCCGSLQAHNGDIDGARESARYNIELFSQFDSDYLVMNSAGCGAFMKEYSELFADDSIMKEKAKFISKRTRDITEFLTSIGFTQAGIKFSTRYAGKRITYHDACHLVHSQKISEQPRELIRSVPGIEFVELPEAAWCCGSAGIYNIMHFDPSMQFLKRKIENIRKVDPDIIVMGNPGCMLQLQYGLHNEGLEVELLHTATFLRRACEA
- a CDS encoding GatB/YqeY domain-containing protein; its protein translation is MALSEKINDDLKAAMKSGDSIKLNTIRSIRSRIIELSKRGAGSGITTEDELTILLSETKKRKEALEMYQKAGRTDLADQEQRELEIIHEYLPKQMSREEAVDIVKKIIQEVGAVSAKDFGKVMPAAMKELKGKIDGKVVQEVVKQQLGE
- a CDS encoding RNA-binding protein, encoding MKMYVGNLSRDISEDELKKEFAAFGAVDSVALIKDKFTGTAKGFGFVEMPVQAEAEAAIAGLNDKELKGRKIVVNEARPMTDRKPGGRGRGSSGGGGNRSRY
- a CDS encoding endonuclease MutS2; amino-acid sequence: MTQPSIHLPPYFVDAQRKLEYDKVVERISKLAFSESGRQQTLRLTPQIDRTIIEQELRKVSEAKELLIAETAIPLDGFKNIVAALKKTTVENQVLSLVELLEIAATIRVSRSLKVFLVKRASQYPAIGIYHQQLFADKIIEHHIDEALDERGFVKDSASRELRDIRRSMIGASDALRKRLESILRNVAQQEFLQDDIITTRDGRFVIPIKSEYKHSVPGFIHSSSSSGATVFIEPAESLELNNALRELQLREQREIHRILADLTKQVSEIREPLAVSYSALTELDVIFARGKYSIELCGNPPVISAVPCIKLFNARHPILLQHLKREKTVPLSIELGGETQTLIITGPNAGGKTVTMKTVGLLALCAQAGIHIPADSESELFPFQKIFVDIGDDQSIENDLSSFSSHLHSLHNILEEADALSLVLIDEIGTGTDPSEGGALAAVVLQDLTARQAITIATTHHGILKVFAHETLGMDNASMEFDQESLSPTYRFRSGIPGSSYAFELAERLGISHTLLNRARTQMGDEKTKLESLILELERQGQEYQHQLRQTAKEKEHLESMILSYEQKTTQLKRELGTIRKKAIEEAKEIVQQAQLKVERSVKEIRESGAQREIVRSSHQVLKKLGEDLEKFTLEEQTTPPNTELIEKGDIVRIRDGHEKGEVIEIHGKHAIVLCGDARLRITLTDLHKEQKQPKQYSSSSSTTPAPEAANEIDLRGLFGDEAIAQVQTFLDNAYAAGLHRVDIIHGKGTGALRKRISDFVKMYPHVKAFRLGEWNEGGTGVTVVELN
- a CDS encoding VF530 family protein, whose protein sequence is MKSEQPNNPLHGKTLETILQHLVAHYGWEQMGARIKIKCFNDNPSIQSSLKFLRKTPWARIKVEKMYLESIRNYI